The genome window agggagagatggggaagaaACAATGCATCAGTGTTTGAGCGATAACTTGAAAGTTCTGTAGAGTTAGCTGGTCAACAGGTAGGAAATAGGCAGTgctggggagtagtgaactacatgtagttcaactagtaatttaactacattttgcagtagcttggtggtagttgaactaaattcaaatctagGTAGTCTTTTCAGTAGTTCATTACCATAATCGCTAACTACAAGAACGACACTGTTTTTTGCAAAAATTAAGTGCGTTTTAAGTAGGCAATCATTTCCTTTCATTTTCGGGATTCAACCTtcctaattctcacttgaaacagtttgtgtttaataggctacATTACGTTAACATATGACCCCCAAAGTCATCGGTCTTGCAATTTGTAGCCTGACACTTAAAATGATACAATTTCACAAaatagtttggatgtagtgaactactttttcaaagtaactttagttaagtaaaccATATTTgtcttaagggtagctttagtgtaggTTAACTTCTTCTACTGTTAAGTAATTGGTAGTTTTGTAAATTATACACATTTTCAGAGTAACTTCCCCCAACACTGGAAATAAGCCTGCAATGCAAGTATCAACATTGCATTTTGTTGCAGAATGTGAGAGGTCTCAAACAAGTAGCTATCAATAATAAAATCAAGTCTGCTGAAATATCATTGAATGTAGAACCTGATAAACATGGCTATATCACAAAATGGCTGACGTCTTTAGACAGACATGGTAGCCTCAGAAATCTTTTCATGACAAGTCTTGAAATGGTAAGATCAACATGCAATAATGGACACCATTCTTACCCCTTTCCATGCAGTTAGATCAACAACTCGCCATAGTCTTTGGTCTTTTACAAGGCGTCTCCATCTCTTACACACCCTGCAAATACACCACATGAATGACATGACAAAGAGAAGTGTTCTTCAAGCTAACATTGACGTTATCATGCAAATTGATATTGAGCAGCTAACTTGTTTTACCTTCCAGTTCGGATGAGCTCTCGCACACCTAAATATGATAAAATATCAATTAAAATGTTCTCTGGAAAGTAATCGAGGGTAGAAGTTCTGAAGTCTGCCATTTTGTAAACAAAAAGTACCGTCGAGTACACGGACAAAATACACCGACGTACCAAAGTTGCATTCAAGTAATAAACCCTGCAGAAACGGGTGCTAAAGCTACAACGTTCCTAAACGTTCTGAAATACTACATGCATTTCAAATAATAAATAAGCATAACACCGGCATAATTTCCAAAGCATGTATCACCAAAActcctgtgtaaatgcagcaaACACTGccccttacatgctgaccacaccggaCACgttgcgtgcgcgagcgtcgcaaaataaatgtaggattccatgttattcaattattgcacccagactgctcgcgcgcgccaacgagcgtttGCAATGCCATGGGCTAAAAATAGAAgtaattcctatttctgacgcagatcgcgctgaaagtcctgcctctcccatctcctcattggtttatagaagcaggtacccacatgccatctcctcattggttatacccacgtgggtaattgaaagacgaaatgttttgccggttgtggtaaaagtgtagatgccaatcaccatataaattcaaagatgaaaaagtctggaaggaggagagatgactagaaacgattcagttggccattttatgtgtggattaattgtcggagtagaaggccttgtgcatttcaggtaaaataacaactcaatgtttatatcccaggacaaattagctagcaacagcatgcTATCTAGTACAAATTAgatagcaagtgcaagctaactagctaaattgccatacatgtttaatgcttttcgacctgtccccaaattaatgtcattggttcagagtttttttgttgatattttaacctgcgtgtcgtgatcacgtttggtgtaggggaacaaaattaatttatgcacgatggcgcacgtgcACGTTGGGTTAGGTGTTTGCGTTTGAGAAAAAACGCCTCGTTCTACTGGGCTTGCGCAGCTGTAAGTCGGACAAGATGGCGACGAGCAATGGTGGTGGAATGGAGGTGGATGGGGCAGGTAAATCAATTGTGCTTTAAGGGAAATTATTATCTGATTATGATAAGGTTGTATACATATTGTGTAGGTTTCAACTATACTCCTTTGTCGATGGTGTTAGCGCATTTAGCTTGCCATTATTTCGCTTATGCGTTCTCTAACGTTACTACAGCGaggctacctaacgttagttaaTTTAGAAAAGGTGGCTGTCcagcacttgtgtgtgtatattaacGTTACTGGTATATGCAATTTCCAAACAAGTGCAGTTAATATTTGCTAGTTAACAAACTAATTCAACCGCCGTCACATTGATTGGTCCGTCCGTATTACCTAACTAAACATCGGCAATGTAAACAACTAGCGTTAGTTTATCGATTGCTAGCTAGGTAACAGTTAACATGTTAAAACGTTAACTATTTTGCCTTAACTAGTTTTAATAACAGCGCAGTAACAGGTCCTCTATACCTAGCGACCTATATTTTTCTAAACTGTTAGTAAGTTTCATGATGACATCTTTTAATATGTGGATTGGGATAGCATTGTTGAAAAATCATAGCTTTGATGAGTAGAATCaatgtcatttttttatttaactagtcatcaCTGTAACGTTACTCATCCTATAAAGTTAGATTACTCAAATCCACCCAATTCAACTGCACACGGATATTGTAACAATcgtctaaagaaaataatattaTTAAAGACAAGAACAAAAATGCTTTGTTTGCTCTGAGGCAGGTGTTCGTGTTAAGGCCATATTAGCTACGTTTGGCTTTAGAGATGACCAACAATAAAGGAAACCCACCTTCTCTCTGTCCCACAGCCAGCCCCAGTGTTATGGTCTCTGGGGTCACCGGCAGTGTCTCTGTTGCCTTGCATCCTCTCGTCATCCTCAACATCTCAGATCACTGGATTCGCATCCGCTCTCAGGAGGGGCGGCCCATGCAGGGTATGTGAGCTGATTAGTTTTCAAGAATACTGATAGTTGTATACAGTCTTAATTTGGCATGGGATAAGGGGATGAGAGATGTTTAAATTTTTTCAGTAAATTGCTCTGTAAATGTCTAAACTTCTTTTAGAAGTATTTCAACTTTAAGACATTAATTAAAATAGTTAAGACTCTACAAGAGAACCAATACCTCAACAGTGGGGAGGGAATCATACATGGGAGAGGTTAGAGTTAATGACACAATTTCAATGGACTTTGCTATAGCCTACATGTGTATCCATTCCAACCATCTGCCTAATGTTGCATTGCATCCTTTCCTTCTCACCAAGTGATCGGCGCGTTAATCGGGAAGCAGGAGGGTAGAAACATTGAGGTGATGAACTCCTTTGAGCTGCTTCATCAATTGGTAGATGACCGAGCACACATTGACAAGGAGTATTACTACACCAAGGAGGAGCAGTGTGAGTCTAATTTCACTAACCTACCATACAAAGAAAAAGTCAATGTCACTCCCCATTGATTACAGTTGTGATTGAAAATCAAGTTGTGATTGATTGATGTGCCGTGTCATGGTTTCCCACCATCTCTGAagtggaaaaatgtcatagtaGGCTTGTACCTGAAGCCCTTGGTGTTATAAACGGAACTGAACCTCTGTATaagtgctggtctaggatcagttttgccttttgggTCACAGTGAATAAGATTACATTAGTGGGGGGACCTACTTGACCTCTGCTTTCTTTCAGTCAAACAGGTCTTCAAGGACATGGAATTCCTGGGCTGGTATACCACAGGTGGTCCTTGTGACCAATCAGACATCCACATTCACAAGCAGGTAGGTGGAGCAAAGGAGAAtacatttattttccatttgGTTGGGCATTTTCCATGGGAGAGAAATTAGAGGCATGATAAAAGTAACTGTTACTGTAATTGGTCAGTGAATTGTTGTGATTTGAAAGATTTAAATGTCAGTCATTTGAGGTTATTTGGCCAACTGTGTGCTGTTTGCTTATTGGCTTTTCCTCTCTTTTCACTTCAGGTGTGTGAGATAATTGAGAGTCCTCTCTTCCTCAAGCTCAACCCGATGACCAAACACACAGATGTGAGTTtctcatttagatttttttatacaATGgacgatatacagttgaagtcagaagtttacatacacgttagccaaatacatttaaactcagtttttcacaatttctgacatttaatcctagtaaaaattccctgtcttaggtcagttaatatcaccactttattttaagaatgtgaaatgtcacaataatagtagagaatgatttatttcagtgtttatttctttcatcacattcccagtgggtcagaagtttgcatacactcaattagtatttggtagcattgcatttaaattgtttaacttgggtcaagcgtttcagctagccttccacaagcttcccacaataagttgggtgaattttggctcatttctcctgacagagctggtgtaactgagtctggtttgtaggcctccttgcgcacacacgctttttcagttctgcccacacattttctataggattgaggtcagggctttgtgatggccaataccttgactttgttgtccttaagccattttgccacaactttggaagtatgcttggggtcattgtccacttggaagacccatttgcgaccaagctttaacttcctgactgatgtcttgagatgttgcttcaatatatcaacataattttcctttctcatgatgccatctattttgtgaagtgcaccattccctcctgcagcaaagcacccccacaacatgaggctgccgcccccgtgcttcacggttgggatggtgttcttcggcttgcaagccgccccctttttcctccaaacataatgatggtcattatggccaaacagttgtatttttgtttcatcagaccagagaacatttctccaaaaagtacgatctttatccccatgtgcagttgcaaaccgtagcctggcttttttatggtggttttggagcattggcttcttccttgctgagtggcctttcaggttatgtcaatataggactcgtttactgtggatatagatacttttgtacctgtttcctccagcatcttcacaagtacctttgctgttctgggattgatttgtacttttcgcaccaaagtatgttcatctctaggagacagaacacgtctccttcctgagtggtatgacgggtcttatggtgtttatacttgcgtactattgtttgtacaggtgaacgtggtatcttcaggcatttggaaacacaacactttttttcctgaggtcttggctgatttcttttgattttcccatgatgtcaagcaaagaggcacagcgtttgaaggtaggccttgaaatacatccacacctccaattgactcaaattatgtcaattagcctatcagaagcttctaaagccatgacatcatttttgggAATGTtccaaggcacagtcaacttggtgtacgtaaacttctgacccactggaattgtgatacagtgaaataattgttgggaaaattacttttgtcatgcacaaagtagatgtcctaaccgacttgccaaaactatagtttgttcacaagaattttgtggagtggttgagaaacgagttttaatgactccaacctaagtgtatgtaaacttctgacttcaactgtacagtaccagtcaaaggtttggacacacctactcattccaggggttttctatctttttactattttctacattttagaataatagtgaagacatcaaaactttcaattaacacatatgtaatcatgtagaaaccaaaaaagtgttaaacaaatctaaatatatttgagattcttcaaagtagccagcctttgccttgatgacagctttgcacactcgtggcattctctcaatcagcttcatctggtagtcacctggaatgcatttcaataaacaggtgtgacttgttaaaagttaatttgtggaatttctttccttaacatatttttggttactacatgattccatatgttatttcatagttttgttttcttcactattattctacaatgtaggaaatagcaaaaaataaataacccttgaatgagtaggtatgtataaacttttgactggtactgtatatattaatgtgaAACATTATTCTTAAATTACTTTTTTAGTTACTTTTATGTCGGACAGTTACATTGCTATGATGCGGTAGAGATAGCTTTTCTACATGTGGTAATTGAAGCTTTTGTCCTGTCTCCCCCAGCTCCCTGTCAGTGTGTATGAGTCTGTCATCGACATCATCAGTGGAGAGGTAACTCAAGCTctcctaccacacacacacaccagggtttccgttaggaaaatgtggcgctGGACAATGTAACcgggaagattttaatttaccgCCCATTTGAGACATTTCCCGGACCCATATGCTTTGGGTGCGTAACCCATTAGGGTGTCCGACcatggtgctcagaatgacagaattcacatttagattatggtaattaATCTTAACAAAATATGcaactcctgtaatgaagcagccAATCAAACttaattttcaaacatttgccaaaatgctATTTGCGGTTAAAAAAACGCCATTCTGAACACCATCTGATGCCAGTGGCATATGACAGAGATTAAAATCTCCGTTAGCAACTTAGAAAGATGGTGAATCTAATGACgcaacaactaggatgggttgctaatatgactaggaatGTGCCTTTTGCTTTTGGACAAGGgaagaaagttgatatgaaaaccaatagaacaggagagaaatggcatatgaGGAAGTATGTTGTAGATGGCAGCTGTGGCGAAAGGTCTAGCTGATTGAGTGGCGGCTGTCAGGgaaaagcatctaaaatatgtgAAGATAATTTGTCTTAATTTTAAATGGTGAGACGAGAAGGGGGTGTGTGGCGAAGATGGCCTATAGCTGCGTCTCTCCAGAAGGCCTGCGTTCTGCCCCCCAGAAGACCTCGCGCTCTGCTCTCCAGAATGCACTCAGCTATCTCCCGCCAATTTTTGTGCATTCGTTGTtccattgtgtgaattgtttgctctttgatttgtttattttgatacattcctcattacatatgtcaccagtagtaaatgtaccgttaatccctgtcatttggttacattaatttctgttaatgcattttGTTACTAATTAAGCCTACAATCATTTATGTTCTCATTCTCAGAGTGGAAACATTGTTTCCAGAGTTCACAACcagctacacttgtgagaaagaAGTTATGGTTCATTTCATAACCATCATTTTGgagttttgtatattttgtcaATGTCTTTAATTTGAAGTGCTCCATGTAAGCAATGAACATGGGTATGGTTTCTCTGTCTTGAGGGAGAGCGCACGCTTTGAAGTAGCCTACCTGGCTCAAATGTGCCCTTTTGATTttgatttctgattgtcttaactcaccacagCCACCACTAATAAGCTGAGCTTCTCAGTCATTTTTTCCGTCACCTCACACAGGAAGTCCATTGCGCAAGAACAGCTGTCTGACCCGAGCTCACTGGTGTGCAGGAAACTCTGAGGGTCCTGAATAGGCTAGTTAATACAATGGTGCAAGTTCGTTAGAGACAGCTTCAGTTCCATCCAGTTGGTTGATtgatttgatacaatgttgcacttcACTAGCGATAGCTCAAGTCAGGACagatagaaagggaggcagacCGGTTTAGTAGAGAGATCAATGTGATTGAATGAACCAGAATTGTTTTATGTATTTTGAATTAGTTGACAATGGGAGTTATTGGCCATCTGAGTTCCATGTGCTCATTTAACCACCAATGATCAGggtgtatcaatgtgtccatatggcagaggctgctGCTCTCCCATAAGTGGGTGATGCGCTGTTAGCCTGCCTaccattgttttttttcttctcctggtCAATTTGGCCAGCAACAATTGTATTTATAGGCTTagtttctcttttttttctctttttttttttaaggcaaTTACTGGCtagtggaaacacaccactgtgATTAGTACTAGTGGCTGATTTGTAAGCTTGTCTGTCCTTCTGACTTGACCAATCCCAGGCGACCATGTTGTTTGCTGAGCTGGGGTACACTCTGGCCACAGAAGAGGCAGAGCGAATTGGAGTGGATCACGTGGCTCGCATGACAGCCACAGGCACGGGGGAGAATTCAACAGGTAACTAGTTATGGTGGACAATGGTTACCCCCCACTGTCTGACAGGCATTTTTTTAAACACCCTCTCCATTATGTGTGTCTCTTCTGTTCAGTGGCCGAACATCTCATAGCACAACACAGTGCAATTAAGATGCTCCACAGCAGGGTGAAAGTCATCTTGGAATATGTCAAAGCAGTGGAAGCAGGTGAGAGAACTGCTTACTCTATCGTGTGATGAGGGATGAAATAATGCATGTTCAAGTGAGTCTGGAAAGAAGATGCTGTTACTAATATAGATATAATTTCCAGCCCTTGctttaaaaagaaaaaacatggTCTTTCAACCCTGTCTCTTCTCCTTGGTATATCCCAACTGTAtcttatcttacctgttgttgttgtgtgtataTTTTTCCCTCGTGCTCTCTTTTAACTCTCCCCTTCTGATTTGGTACGACCCAGGAGAGGTGCCATTTAACCATGAGATCCTCAGAGAAGCCAATGCTCTGTGCCATAGACTGCCTGTTCTCAGCACCATCAAATTCAAGACTGACTTCTATGATGTAAGTCATCCCCGCCTAGGCCAAACTCAGCTCTTGGTGTGAACATGTGTGCACCATTGTTTTTAGATTATTGTCTTGGTAATGTGATAATCTGCCAAATTGGCAGGATAATTAACGTACGTTGTTTTGAATGAACTAAACCTTGACAAAATTCCTTCTTTAAATCACTCAATAAGGGTGATGATTTGAGAATGCTTAGACATGTTGGATTGGCAGAGTACTGTAAAAGCATATTAATCTCCTTGCTTCTCACTTTTTTCAGCAATGCAATGACGTGGGCCTCATGGCTTACCTAGGTACCATCACTAAGACCTGCAACAGCATGAACCAGTTCATCAACAAGTTCAACGTCTTGTACGATAGACAGGGCATCGGCCGGAGGATGAGAGGACTGTTCTTTTGagcgacacagagagaaagagtgattgGAGGAAGAGATGGCGAGGTCACAAGCACTGCTTTTCCATTTGTTTGTCTGTATTTTATGTTAAGTAAcaattgtcacacacacacactcagataccAGTGAATGTTGTTCTCATCAAACCAGTTTGTTTACAAAGGTAGCAAATGCTAGAAGTGTCTCAAAGGCCTCCTGTCTATACCagaaaatcacacacacaaacaggaagaAGGAAACCGTGTACAAAATCACTCACATTTTCACTCGCACTTTGACATTTGTCAGTATGCACATTAATGATTTCATGTACATGAACAGAAAATACAATTTCCGctttttctttgttttgttgttCCATGTTTCTGTAAGTAAATAATCTGAAGATTTTTCTTGGGACTTTGATTTCTGTTTGTCCACCaataaaaagtaaaaataagGCCATTTATCAATTTAAATTATAGCTAAGAGATTCATATTCATTAACAAATATATAATTAAGTagtaaggcctgaggaggtgtggtatatttcCAATTAATTGCAGTTGtgcgcaacgcggagtgcctggatacagccagtagctgtggtatattgggcatATACCGCAAACCCCTGAGATGCCTAATTGCTATTATAAAACTCGTTAATAACGTAAATagtaatgttttgtcatacccatggtatacggtctgatgttTCACGgctctcagccaatcagcattcagggctcaaaccacctgGTTTATAATAACACAGTAGTGCTTCCGTCCATCTCTAGTGAACAGACACGAGTAACAACTGGTATCTGACACTATTACTCAAGAGCcttgtttatacctggtgctgacatgtgtcctttgtcctgatcttattCACATTAtgattgtgcccacattgtaGCTATTGCATTAGTAAAATGTgtctgcattgtgaccagatATCCTGgccctacatgaccaaaagtatgttgacacctgctcgtcgaacatctcattccaaaatcatgggaatgaatatggagttggtcccccatttgctataacagcctccactcttctgggagggctttccacttgatgttggaacattgctgaggagacttgcttccattcagccacaagcgcattagtgaggtagggcactgatgttaagcaattaggcctggctcgcagtcagcgttccaattcatcccaaatgtgttcgatagagttgaggtcagggttctgtgcagggcagtcaagttcttccacactgatctcaacaaaccatttctgtgtggaacttgctttgtgcacgggggcattttcatgctgaaacaggaaaccgtatgctgtagcattaaggtttcccttcactgaaactaaggggcctagcccgaaccacgaaaaacagccccagactattattcctcccccaccaaactttacagttggcactatgcattggtgcaGGTAGCGTTCTTGCATATGCCAAACCTAGATTCATCCATTGGACTGCCTGATGGTGAAGCGTAATTCCTCtctagagaacgtgtttccactgctccagagtccaatggtggtgagctttacaccactccagccgacgcttggcattgcgcatggtgatcttaggcttgtgtgctgctgctcggccatggaaactcatttcacaaagctcccgatgaacagttcttgtgctgaagttgcttccagaggcagtttgaactcagtagtgagtgttgcaaccgaggacagatgatttttacacgctcAGCACTTtgcggtcctgttctgtgtttgtgtggtctaccatttcacggctgagccgttgttgctcctagactttccacttcacattaacagtccttacagttgaccggggcagctctagcagggcagatatttgacgaactgacttgttggttaggtggcatcctatgatgatgCCGCCACGTtgtaagtcactgagctcttcagtaaggccattctactgccaatgtttgtctatggagatttcatggctgtgtgctcgattttatacacctgtcagcaatgggtgtggctgaaatagccaaatccacaaatttgaaggggtgtcctatacttttgtatatgtagtttattctttcaaaataatatgtatttattttaagacACATTGATGCCATAAGTCAATTATGTCACCTGTAAATGATTTTAGAGGGCAGGATAAGGAGGATTTAAATAATTTCACTGTCCAGATCCGTCTAAACCTTTAGATATCCAGACATAATGGGTCCCCCTGACTACCTCCGGAGATGGTaaggaagatctgatcacaatgcGTATTTAAATCATCTACAGTAAacctgtctaaaaatgtgggcacaatcaggatgtggacaagatcagggaaatagacgtatgttagaaccaggtataaacaggacTAAGAATTTAGTTATTCTTGCATACATTTTCGAGTTGGTGACCCCAGCTGGAATCGAACCCACGTTCCTGGCTTAAAGGTAGCCTGTACTCAAGTAGGTATACAAACGCAACACAATACAGAGACCCACAGGTTAAAACAAGTGTATAAAGTCAGGTCTGTGGAGTCAGCATGTTTTTTTAGGATTATTGGCCGGAAGTGACAATGTGTTTGCAGTTACCTGTTTTTTTAatgtagtctgttcctgctgTGCATGGCCTTGGGGAGGTACTGTGTGAGGTGCATTAGACAGGAAAGGGGTGGAGGAAACAGAGTTAGGACAGTTTCAGGTCAGCATTTATTTGGATATTAAAAGGCAGCAGATGTCAACATAATGACCGCCAGCCTGCACTTTTTCTTTAGGAGCCCAAGTTTACCAGCCATGTGGCAAAGACAGGAGTCAGCTTTCCTCTATCGGATTTTATCATCCTCTCTTTCAAGCTCTCACTTGCCACGTATCTTCATTTTTGCCTTTTAATTACACAAAACCTACAGTAACAAGCAATACTGGCATGTGGTATACAAACAGAGTTCAGTAGAGAGACAAGCCAGAGACAGTTTTTTAAAAGTTTATTtttcataatttgagtcaatatt of Salvelinus alpinus chromosome 4, SLU_Salpinus.1, whole genome shotgun sequence contains these proteins:
- the LOC139574547 gene encoding COP9 signalosome complex subunit 6 isoform X2, encoding MVSGVTGSVSVALHPLVILNISDHWIRIRSQEGRPMQVIGALIGKQEGRNIEVMNSFELLHQLVDDRAHIDKEYYYTKEEQFKQVFKDMEFLGWYTTGGPCDQSDIHIHKQVCEIIESPLFLKLNPMTKHTDLPVSVYESVIDIISGEATMLFAELGYTLATEEAERIGVDHVARMTATGTGENSTVAEHLIAQHSAIKMLHSRVKVILEYVKAVEAGEVPFNHEILREANALCHRLPVLSTIKFKTDFYDQCNDVGLMAYLGTITKTCNSMNQFINKFNVLYDRQGIGRRMRGLFF
- the LOC139574547 gene encoding COP9 signalosome complex subunit 6 isoform X1; the encoded protein is MATSNGGGMEVDGAASPSVMVSGVTGSVSVALHPLVILNISDHWIRIRSQEGRPMQVIGALIGKQEGRNIEVMNSFELLHQLVDDRAHIDKEYYYTKEEQFKQVFKDMEFLGWYTTGGPCDQSDIHIHKQVCEIIESPLFLKLNPMTKHTDLPVSVYESVIDIISGEATMLFAELGYTLATEEAERIGVDHVARMTATGTGENSTVAEHLIAQHSAIKMLHSRVKVILEYVKAVEAGEVPFNHEILREANALCHRLPVLSTIKFKTDFYDQCNDVGLMAYLGTITKTCNSMNQFINKFNVLYDRQGIGRRMRGLFF